The Apus apus isolate bApuApu2 chromosome 20, bApuApu2.pri.cur, whole genome shotgun sequence genome includes a region encoding these proteins:
- the SCNN1D gene encoding amiloride-sensitive sodium channel subunit delta produces the protein MEQEVAREEEEKKEGLIEFYDSFKDMFEFFCKNTTIHGTIRLVCSDSNRMKTAFWTLLLLASFGMLYWQFALMFSQYWAYPVVLTMSMHSEPKMFPAITICNLDPYRFELVSEHLVQLDRMAEESIAFLYGINTSASLFHTNLKNVHVKDLTSMGNLSRSTFKLSQNFSLLRMPDHKDMPGKKPSSVGFRLCNATGGNCFYKTYSSGMGAILEWYRFHYMNIMSQLPVIINISDHEEQIEDMVYSCQYDGEPCRPSDYVHFHHPVFGSCYTFNSKGTDPFWTATKPGIPYGLSLILRAEQKDHIPLLSTVAGVKVMIHNHNQTPFLEHEGFDIRPGIATTIGIQQDEVNRLGGSYGRCTTNGDDVNVKLLYNNSYTLQACLHSCFQHIMVQQCGCGYYYYPLPPGAEYCNYNKQPAWGHCFYQLYNRLRNHHLNCFDQCPKPCRESLYKVSAGTAKWPSAKSQDWIRQALRHQNGYNSTSHRKDIAKVTIFYQQLNYKSVNESPLLSENLLLSSMGSQWSLWFGSSVLSVVEMFELLIDTLVLCLLFCYQRLRSKKTLKVAHPPPIPSVSLTLENYRVVQEEAGRGDDSAHTHPSGVSVAVANRDLPAPPTLQQAGNARALPRCGAEWI, from the exons ATGGAACAGGAAGTGgcaagagaagaagaagagaagaaagaaggctTGATTGAGTTTTATGACTCCTTCAAGGATATGTTTGAGTTCTTCTGCAAGAACACCACCATCCATGGCACCATCCGCCTGGTGTGCTCAGACAGCAACAGGATGAAAACAGCTTTCTGGACACTGCTTTTACTGGCCAGCTTTGGCATGTTGTACTGGCAGTTTGCACTGATGTTCAGCCAGTACTGGGCCTACCCTGTTGTCCTCACCATGTCAATGCATTCAGAGCCCAAGATGTTTCCAGCCATCACCATCTGCAACCTGGACCCATACAG ATTTGAGCTGGTGAGTGAGCATTTGGTTCAGCTGGACCGCATGGCAGAGGAGTCCATTGCTTTCCTGTATGGCATCAACACATCTGCCAGCTTGTTCCACACCAACTTGAAAAATGTCCATGTCAAAGACTTGACAAGCATGGGGAACCTCAGCAGATCCACCTTCAAGCTGAGCCAAAACTTCTCACTCTTGAGAATGCCTGACCACAAAGACATGCCAGGGAAGAAGCCTTCCAGTGTGGGCTTCAGGCTG tGCAATGCCACGGGTGGGAATTGCTTCTACAAGACCTACTCATCTGGGATGGGTGCAATTCTGGAATGGTACAGGTTTCACTACATGAACATCATGTCCCAGCTACCAGTTATAATCAACATTTCTGATCATGAGGAGCAAATAGAAGACATGGTCTACTCCTGTCAGTATGATGGGGAGCCCTGCAGACCCAG TGACTATGTCCACTTTCACCACCCAGTCTTTGGAAGCTGCTATACCTTTAACAGCAAGGGGACAGACCCTTTCTGGACAGCCACAAAGCCAGGGATCCCTTATG GCCTTTCCCTTatcctgagagcagagcagaaggatcACATCCCACTCCTGTCCACAGTAGCAGGGGTGAAAGTGATGATACACAACCACAACCAGACCCCATTCCTGGAGCATGAAGGCTTTGACATCAGACCAGGCATTGCAACCACCATAGGCATTCAGCAG GACGAGGTGAATCGCCTGGGTGGCAGTTATGGGAGATGCACAACTAATGGTGATGATGTGAATGTCAAACTCCTCTACAACAACTCCTACACCCTGCAG gccTGTTTGCATTCCTGCTTCCAGCACATCATGGTTCAGCAATGTGGCTGTGGCTACTACTACTACCCGCTGCCTCCTGGCGCTGAGTACTGCAACTACAACAAGCAGCCCGCCTGGG GTCACTGCTTTTACCAGCTGTACAACAGGCTCAGGAACCATCACCTCAACTGTTTTGACCAGTGCCCCAAGCCTTGCCG GGAATCACTGTACAAGGTGTCTGCTGGGACAGCAAAGTGGCCATCAGCAAAATCTCAG gactgGATCCGCCAGGCTCTCAGGCATCAGAATGGATATAACTCCACCAGCCACAG GAAGGACATTGCCAAGGTGACCATCTTCTACCAGCAGCTGAACTACAAGTCTGTGAACGagtctcctctgctctca GAGAACCTGCTTCTGTCCAGCATGGGAAGCCAGTGGAGCCTCTGGTTTGGATCCTCAGTGTTGTCTGTGGTTGAAATGTTCGAGCTGCTTATAGACACACTGGTCTTGTGTCTCCTCTTCTGCTACCAAAGGCTCAGGTCAAAGAAGACCCTGAAGGTGGCTCATCCTCCTCCCATCCCCAGTGTCAGCTTGACCCTGGAAAACTACCGAGTTGTGCAAGAAGAAGCTGGCAGAGGTGATGATTCTGCTCACACTCACCCTTCTGGAGTGAGTGTTGCTGTGGCTAACAGGGACCTTCCAGCTCCACCCACTCTCCAGCAAGCTGGAAATGCCAGAGCTTTGCCCAGGTGTGGTGCTGAATGGATTTAG